The following coding sequences are from one Streptomyces sp. NBC_00536 window:
- a CDS encoding beta-class carbonic anhydrase translates to MTTSAHLPAESAPASPERETVTDRLVLANARYAAEFTDPGMDARPVLKVAVVACMDARLDLHAALGLELGDCHTIRNAGGVVTDDTIRSLTISQRALGTRSVILIHHTGCGLENLTEDFRHELEDEVGQRPAWAVEAFRDVDQDVRQSMQRVRTNPFLPHRDDVRGFVFDVHTGLLREINPAS, encoded by the coding sequence ATGACGACCTCCGCACACCTGCCCGCCGAGTCCGCGCCCGCGTCCCCGGAGCGCGAGACCGTCACCGACCGCCTGGTGCTCGCGAACGCCCGCTACGCCGCGGAATTCACCGATCCGGGCATGGACGCCCGTCCCGTCCTGAAGGTCGCCGTGGTGGCCTGCATGGACGCCCGTCTCGACCTGCACGCCGCCCTGGGCCTGGAGCTGGGCGACTGCCACACCATCCGCAACGCCGGCGGCGTGGTCACCGACGACACCATCCGCTCGCTCACGATCAGCCAGCGCGCCCTGGGCACCCGCAGCGTGATACTCATCCACCACACCGGCTGTGGCCTCGAAAACCTGACCGAGGACTTCCGGCACGAGCTGGAGGACGAGGTCGGACAGCGCCCCGCGTGGGCCGTCGAGGCCTTCCGCGACGTGGACCAGGACGTCCGCCAGTCCATGCAGCGCGTGCGGACCAACCCCTTCCTGCCGCACCGCGACGATGTGCGAGGGTTCGTCTTCGACGTGCACACCGGGCTCCTGCGCGAGATCAATCCCGCCTCTTGA